From Triticum aestivum cultivar Chinese Spring chromosome 4A, IWGSC CS RefSeq v2.1, whole genome shotgun sequence, a single genomic window includes:
- the LOC123082687 gene encoding tropinone reductase homolog At2g29370-like, which produces MNLTGSKGIGYAIVEELAGFGARVHACSRNAAELEECRRRWEEKGLHVTASACDVSVRADRERLMDTVRQTFDGKLDILVNNAGQLLVKPTAECTVEEYSKVMATNLESSFHLSQLARPLLVRAGGGSIINMSSIGGSIGFVGSTVYAITKGAMNQLTRSLATEWAPDKIRVNGVAPGFITTDMIKDMDTEYLEQEHSKTPLRRSGKPAEIASTVAFLCMPAASFITGQVICVDGGRTISA; this is translated from the exons ATGAATTTGACCGGCAGCAAAGGGATAGGGTACGCCATCGTGGAGGAGCTCGCCGGGTTCGGTGCGAGGGTGCATGCCTGCTCCCGGAACGCGGCGGAGCTGGAGGAGTGCCGACGGCGGTGGGAGGAGAAGGGCCTGCATGTCACCGCCTCCGCCTGCGACGTCTCTGTGCGCGCCGACAGGGAGAGGCTCATGGACACCGTCCGGCAGACCTTCGACGGCAAGCTCGACATACTA GTGAACAACGCGGGGCAGCTGCTGGTGAAGCCCACCGCGGAGTGCACCGTGGAGGAGTACTCCAAGGTGATGGCTACCAACCTGGAGTCGAGCTTCCATCTCAGCCAGCTCGCGCGCCCTCTTCTTGTGCGCGCCGGAGGAGGCAGCATCATTAACATGTCCTCCATTGGAGGCTCCATCGGCTTCGTTGGCTCCACCGTCTATGCTATCACAAAAG GTGCAATGAACCAACTGACGAGGAGTTTGGCCACCGAGTGGGCCCCTGACAAGATCCGTGTGAACGGTGTCGCCCCAGGATTTATCACAACCGATATGATTAAAGAC ATGGATACGGAGTACCTGGAACAGGAGCACTCCAAAACCCCGTTGCGGCGGAGTGGCAAGCCAGCTGAGATCGCCTCCACGGTGGCATTTCTGTGCATGCCGGCGGCTTCCTTCATCACCGGGCAGGTCATCTGCGTCGACGGTGGTCGGACCATTAGTGCTTAA